The following proteins come from a genomic window of Gimesia chilikensis:
- a CDS encoding type II and III secretion system protein family protein, whose protein sequence is MYKQNCHGSAFRNNEKRRAQLVMNWVALFFITFSSIAHTAFAQGPSMRPLPPRQPVNQYAPANQYQPANQYGPAPMQVSAPPAQSYQQPSYPQQVPVAQQPQGVISIQDAHAPNAGPQIQMVQDTGRITRKPLPTQIRSTPGIFDEMEIIIRRSQLIITNSRIRRYAIADPSIIEFVTYSPTEVSIVGLELGTTTLTLWFENDETPITYLVHTIQDPSLEGQRRIDYGKLERKIAVLFPNSKVYLIPLSRKIIVKGQASDPTEAANIMNVIRGEVINYEGNLGGPQPAGVGAGYYGGGGYGDALNSYGNNLYGSSLIVNMLEIPGEFQVMIHVTIAQINRTMMRQLGVDLSVLFDGGRQFLGSTMGGVPSTLTGIFEAGEVNVLINALAENGTTKIMARPTLTVLSGHSASFLAGGEFAVPTIVGVGGAQGTSTTFRGFGTSIVVTPIVLDKDLIRMRIVPEYSQVNDNNSVQGIPGLNSRRAQTTVELREGQTIVLAGLFGHDTTTGVTRIPWLGEIPLVGAYLFSSKKSTQGESELLITVTPQLVHPMEEDEVPPYPGHEVTVPHDKEFYKYNMTEGAPDRAVYQLQPYGRGAGQGIEVGYQPFNPSPASPYYPPEQTGTYQQGPVTQPIPQRGGGFPTQPQQPAQSPGPIQSHQPLPPPPAPGVSGPQAQSTGFSRRNQGQQPGQRRFTQMIKDRFQNSAPEMDSQIQPTGYIDTRMRQQSAEPQGSRSGFPWIGQGK, encoded by the coding sequence ATGTACAAACAGAATTGCCATGGATCGGCATTTCGAAATAATGAAAAGCGACGTGCTCAGCTTGTTATGAACTGGGTTGCGTTGTTCTTCATCACTTTTTCGTCGATCGCTCATACTGCGTTTGCCCAGGGGCCATCCATGCGTCCGCTGCCACCCAGGCAGCCCGTAAATCAGTATGCTCCCGCAAATCAATATCAGCCTGCGAATCAATATGGTCCTGCTCCCATGCAGGTTTCCGCTCCCCCTGCTCAATCGTATCAACAACCGTCGTATCCACAACAGGTACCCGTTGCCCAGCAACCACAGGGTGTGATTTCGATTCAGGATGCGCATGCACCCAATGCTGGTCCACAGATTCAGATGGTGCAGGATACCGGGCGCATTACCCGCAAGCCGCTGCCGACTCAGATCCGTTCCACTCCCGGCATCTTCGACGAGATGGAAATCATCATTCGTCGCAGCCAGTTGATTATCACAAATTCGCGCATTCGTCGTTACGCAATTGCTGATCCTTCGATCATTGAATTCGTGACTTATTCCCCGACTGAAGTTTCGATCGTGGGTCTGGAGTTGGGAACAACCACTCTGACTCTCTGGTTCGAAAATGATGAAACGCCGATCACTTACCTGGTTCACACGATTCAGGATCCCAGCCTGGAAGGACAGCGACGGATCGACTACGGTAAGCTGGAACGCAAAATTGCCGTGTTGTTCCCCAACAGTAAGGTTTATCTGATTCCCCTGTCACGTAAGATCATCGTAAAGGGTCAGGCTTCTGATCCCACCGAAGCGGCGAATATCATGAATGTGATTCGTGGTGAAGTCATCAACTACGAAGGAAACCTGGGCGGGCCACAGCCTGCCGGTGTGGGAGCGGGTTATTATGGGGGAGGGGGTTATGGCGACGCACTTAACAGTTACGGCAATAACCTCTATGGATCTTCGCTGATTGTGAACATGCTGGAGATTCCCGGTGAGTTCCAGGTCATGATTCATGTGACCATTGCCCAGATCAATCGTACAATGATGCGGCAGTTGGGTGTTGACCTGAGTGTCCTGTTCGACGGTGGTCGTCAGTTTCTGGGATCAACGATGGGCGGGGTCCCTTCTACGCTGACTGGTATCTTTGAAGCCGGCGAGGTCAATGTATTGATCAACGCTCTGGCCGAGAATGGTACGACCAAGATTATGGCCCGACCGACGCTGACTGTTTTAAGCGGTCACTCTGCCAGCTTCCTGGCTGGGGGTGAATTTGCAGTGCCGACCATTGTCGGGGTCGGGGGAGCACAGGGAACATCAACGACCTTCCGCGGTTTTGGTACCTCAATCGTCGTCACACCGATCGTACTCGATAAGGACCTGATCCGGATGCGGATTGTACCTGAATACAGTCAGGTGAATGATAACAACTCGGTACAGGGGATTCCTGGACTGAACTCACGTCGCGCACAGACCACAGTCGAACTCCGTGAAGGCCAGACCATCGTACTGGCTGGTCTGTTTGGTCACGACACTACCACCGGTGTAACACGAATTCCCTGGCTGGGCGAAATTCCCCTGGTTGGAGCGTACCTCTTCAGTTCCAAGAAGTCGACTCAGGGTGAGTCTGAGCTCTTGATTACCGTAACGCCACAACTGGTACATCCGATGGAAGAGGATGAGGTTCCTCCCTATCCCGGGCATGAAGTTACCGTTCCCCACGACAAAGAATTCTATAAATATAACATGACCGAAGGTGCTCCCGATCGTGCCGTCTATCAGTTGCAGCCCTACGGTCGAGGAGCCGGACAGGGAATTGAGGTTGGTTACCAGCCATTCAATCCGTCTCCTGCTTCTCCTTACTATCCGCCGGAACAGACAGGCACCTATCAGCAGGGACCTGTGACACAACCGATTCCGCAACGGGGCGGTGGTTTTCCCACCCAGCCTCAGCAACCGGCTCAGTCACCAGGTCCGATCCAGTCGCATCAGCCTTTACCGCCACCACCGGCTCCCGGTGTCAGCGGGCCACAGGCACAGTCGACCGGGTTTTCAAGAAGAAACCAGGGACAACAACCGGGACAGCGTCGGTTCACACAAATGATCAAGGATCGCTTCCAGAATTCGGCTCCCGAGATGGACAGCCAGATTCAGCCAACCGGTTACATTGATACCCGCATGAGACAGCAGTCCGCAGAACCGCAGGGCAGCCGATCCGGATTTCCCTGGATTGGTCAGGGAAAATAA
- a CDS encoding aldose epimerase family protein, producing the protein MNRWKCCSGLLSALILLAGCAGEKTPPADPSQTAADQEQTKDAEMNTGSNFQLGVQAEPYGTTADGQDITQFLLSNNKGTSVSIINLGAIVTAIYLPDRDGKTENITLGFDSLDGYEKKGPYFGAICGRYANRIKDGKFELDGKTYQLAQNNPPSHLHGGESGFDKKVWAAEMFSEKDAVGVRLSLVSPDGEEGYPGKLTLKVVYTLNNENELKIDYTATTDKATPINVTNHCYWNLSGAGDGTVLDHELMLNCDKYLPVTDEAIPTGELAPVKGTPMDFTSTHRIGERIDQVEGGYDHCWVVNPAEKQPALTARAKDPVSGRVMEVYTTEPGVQFYTGNFLDGTPASGGFPKHGGFCLETQHFPNSPNQPEFPNTILKPGEVYEQTTIHKFSVE; encoded by the coding sequence ATGAATCGATGGAAATGCTGCAGCGGACTGTTGAGTGCCCTGATTCTGCTGGCGGGTTGTGCCGGCGAGAAAACTCCGCCTGCTGACCCTTCTCAAACTGCTGCAGATCAAGAACAAACTAAGGATGCCGAAATGAATACCGGAAGTAATTTTCAACTGGGAGTGCAGGCTGAACCTTACGGGACCACCGCCGACGGTCAGGATATTACCCAGTTTCTGCTCTCCAATAATAAAGGGACGAGCGTCAGCATCATCAATCTTGGTGCGATTGTGACCGCCATCTATCTGCCGGACCGGGACGGCAAAACGGAAAACATCACACTCGGCTTTGATTCCCTGGACGGATATGAAAAGAAAGGTCCTTACTTCGGTGCCATCTGTGGCCGCTATGCAAACCGGATTAAAGACGGCAAATTCGAACTGGATGGCAAAACATATCAGCTCGCCCAGAACAACCCACCCAGTCACCTGCACGGCGGCGAATCAGGATTCGATAAAAAGGTCTGGGCTGCCGAAATGTTTTCCGAGAAAGACGCGGTAGGCGTTCGTTTGAGCCTGGTCAGTCCGGATGGTGAAGAGGGGTATCCGGGCAAACTGACTTTGAAAGTCGTCTATACCCTCAACAACGAAAATGAGCTCAAGATCGACTACACGGCGACGACAGACAAAGCCACTCCTATTAATGTGACCAATCACTGCTACTGGAATCTGTCGGGAGCCGGTGACGGAACGGTTTTGGATCACGAACTGATGTTGAACTGTGACAAGTATCTGCCCGTGACAGACGAAGCGATTCCCACCGGCGAACTGGCTCCGGTCAAGGGGACGCCGATGGACTTTACTTCCACTCACAGGATCGGCGAACGCATTGACCAGGTCGAGGGGGGCTATGACCATTGCTGGGTCGTTAATCCGGCCGAAAAACAGCCTGCTCTGACCGCTCGGGCAAAAGATCCAGTATCGGGACGCGTGATGGAAGTTTATACGACAGAACCAGGCGTGCAGTTTTACACCGGGAATTTTCTGGATGGTACTCCGGCCAGCGGCGGCTTTCCCAAGCATGGCGGCTTCTGTTTGGAAACACAGCATTTCCCGAACTCTCCTAATCAGCCTGAGTTTCCCAATACGATCCTCAAACCGGGTGAAGTCTACGAACAGACGACCATCCATAAATTCTCAGTCGAATAA
- a CDS encoding tetratricopeptide repeat protein — protein sequence MKTRMFQQILTLTCMGFLWTGCQSGPFASRSDSPRKALVERSPEKEEESAMQKKLREAMAQERSKARRHRLRDELKSEVSPEQLAALKGSEQQIVQTAAKVEAQALPLSDLQAAASQSAAPQTDASSLQRELNQAYEADRSGNLEKAQGYYQRVLAINPEHFEALHRLAIIEDKKQNFPAAEAYYLQALKLDPSNADLLSDIGYSYMLQGRDDYGEKYLEEALKYQPAHARSLDHLGWYYGRTGRYDQALAMFRKTSGEAQAREKFARLFPGVNPGSATGGQNPVPQYPDQLSQYPGNQQSAERNHAGIQTVGQMQSTPGQPVQYANNGNPEQQPLSSPDAAAMNPTHQIAEMMRREREKAIQARQSTQQLPAISPNPAMTQMRQVTGSHAPAAPLQNSQLQMPQMQSPQMQSPQFQTAQTQMPQQQPVDAPQPVNQYANQPAVEPGQIQAWPPANDPTLSQAAEASQYWAEKEQQQLQNRQQPQQQMAARPYSNQSLPQQNYQGYPPNQLQGQYRNVPPGYQPMQSAPQQMMPVRGPQPGQQLYGNQYQSTPGQFPDYRSTQSGAQEAGQNPPQNDQDLMREVARTGMNMGPGQMFPMSDAAPGQLQGNNSPLMSSQMGSGGVIPASAQVPFQNAYGTNGPNGLQPQMGQGMPQGGVSQAGYQYSGQPAGQGNVYHASMPQRFPAQEQPMSSALPQSAMFSNNPVAAPANVRFQNASGTAADLRTGYQGSLNGSQNLNEQSASPFQWGSQPTNSQYQFSDPQRQY from the coding sequence ATGAAAACTCGAATGTTTCAACAGATTCTCACACTTACGTGCATGGGCTTCCTGTGGACGGGCTGCCAGTCTGGTCCGTTCGCCAGTCGTTCAGATTCTCCTCGTAAAGCGCTCGTCGAACGCTCTCCGGAAAAGGAAGAGGAATCTGCCATGCAGAAGAAGCTGAGAGAAGCGATGGCGCAAGAACGTTCCAAAGCACGGAGACATCGACTGCGTGATGAACTGAAATCGGAAGTGTCGCCGGAACAACTGGCTGCGCTGAAAGGTTCTGAGCAGCAGATCGTACAGACCGCCGCTAAAGTAGAAGCCCAGGCATTACCACTCAGCGATCTTCAGGCTGCAGCTTCTCAGTCCGCAGCACCGCAAACCGATGCATCGAGTCTGCAGCGGGAATTGAATCAGGCCTATGAAGCAGATCGTTCTGGCAACCTGGAAAAGGCGCAAGGCTATTACCAACGTGTTCTGGCCATCAATCCCGAGCATTTTGAAGCCCTGCATCGACTGGCGATCATCGAAGACAAAAAACAGAACTTTCCTGCGGCGGAAGCCTACTATCTGCAGGCTTTGAAGCTGGATCCCTCCAACGCAGACCTGCTGAGTGATATCGGCTATTCCTATATGCTGCAGGGACGCGACGATTATGGCGAAAAGTATCTGGAAGAAGCGCTGAAGTATCAGCCAGCACATGCCCGGTCACTCGATCATTTGGGCTGGTATTACGGACGCACCGGACGCTACGACCAGGCACTGGCCATGTTTCGTAAGACCAGTGGAGAAGCCCAGGCGCGGGAGAAATTTGCCCGCTTGTTCCCCGGGGTGAATCCAGGGTCAGCCACCGGTGGACAAAATCCAGTCCCACAGTATCCAGATCAACTTTCGCAGTATCCCGGTAATCAGCAGAGTGCAGAACGTAATCACGCAGGAATTCAAACTGTCGGACAGATGCAGTCCACTCCCGGGCAGCCCGTTCAATATGCGAACAATGGCAATCCGGAACAGCAGCCTTTGAGCTCCCCCGATGCCGCTGCGATGAATCCCACACATCAGATTGCAGAGATGATGCGACGCGAACGCGAAAAGGCGATTCAGGCACGACAGTCTACCCAGCAGCTGCCTGCGATCAGTCCGAATCCTGCGATGACACAGATGCGTCAGGTAACGGGATCGCATGCACCAGCAGCGCCCCTGCAGAACTCTCAGCTGCAGATGCCCCAGATGCAGTCACCCCAGATGCAGTCTCCACAGTTCCAGACCGCTCAAACTCAGATGCCTCAGCAGCAACCCGTTGATGCACCTCAGCCGGTCAACCAGTATGCGAATCAACCAGCCGTCGAGCCAGGGCAGATTCAGGCATGGCCCCCCGCCAATGATCCGACTTTGAGCCAGGCAGCAGAAGCCTCACAGTACTGGGCCGAAAAAGAGCAGCAGCAACTGCAGAATCGTCAACAGCCACAGCAGCAGATGGCTGCCAGACCATACTCCAATCAGTCCTTACCTCAACAGAACTATCAGGGGTATCCTCCTAATCAGTTGCAGGGACAGTACCGGAATGTACCCCCCGGCTATCAGCCAATGCAGTCAGCGCCTCAACAGATGATGCCCGTTCGTGGTCCCCAGCCGGGACAACAGCTGTACGGGAATCAGTATCAGTCAACTCCAGGTCAGTTTCCCGATTACCGTTCGACACAGAGCGGCGCTCAGGAAGCCGGACAGAATCCTCCACAGAACGATCAGGACCTGATGCGGGAAGTGGCCCGCACGGGCATGAACATGGGCCCCGGCCAGATGTTTCCCATGAGCGATGCCGCCCCGGGACAGCTGCAGGGAAATAACTCTCCCCTGATGAGTTCTCAGATGGGATCCGGAGGCGTCATTCCTGCTTCAGCCCAGGTTCCTTTCCAGAATGCCTACGGAACGAATGGCCCGAACGGACTCCAGCCACAAATGGGGCAGGGCATGCCACAGGGGGGTGTCAGTCAGGCCGGTTATCAATATTCGGGTCAGCCTGCCGGGCAGGGCAATGTCTATCATGCTTCGATGCCGCAACGTTTTCCTGCACAGGAACAACCGATGTCCTCGGCTCTGCCACAATCGGCGATGTTCTCCAACAACCCGGTGGCGGCTCCGGCAAACGTGCGTTTCCAGAACGCATCAGGAACGGCCGCTGATCTGCGGACTGGCTATCAGGGGAGCCTGAATGGATCTCAAAATCTCAATGAGCAGTCGGCTTCGCCCTTCCAGTGGGGAAGTCAGCCGACAAACTCTCAATATCAGTTCTCAGATCCACAGAGACAATATTAA
- a CDS encoding GNAT family N-acetyltransferase, with product MISRLAAELRLTGDFNQFRISTPPMSITVSLASTEALPEASAFIFADAPETEREIQIQEFQKTISAGQEGQNQVLLAHEAGLLLGVGILVFSDPATSCLWPPFTSRRDCADEILQEMARRIDDSGVSIGQVLIDPAQLHTRRLLTRNGFPHLTNLQFMRHPLSNLPSTESLKEKQIEPVRFDAVQNRQRFLDMLELTHQESHDCPALNQVRTAEESLESHRSSGDSDQAHWYLFQRGETDLGILLLSEHQSDLSWEVVYMGVAPNQRGQGTGSAMIQFGLEQARAHNQSALTLAVDHKNSYAIKIYEELGFVRQNTLSVHARLRSQFPGKKPKFN from the coding sequence ATGATATCCAGACTAGCTGCTGAACTGCGGCTGACGGGTGACTTCAATCAGTTTCGGATATCTACACCTCCCATGTCGATCACGGTCTCACTTGCCTCAACGGAAGCGCTTCCCGAAGCCTCCGCCTTTATCTTTGCCGATGCTCCGGAGACCGAGCGTGAAATACAGATCCAGGAGTTTCAGAAAACCATTTCGGCTGGGCAGGAAGGACAGAACCAGGTTCTACTGGCCCATGAAGCTGGACTGCTGCTCGGGGTCGGGATTCTGGTGTTTTCCGATCCCGCCACTTCCTGTCTCTGGCCCCCCTTTACCTCACGAAGGGACTGTGCCGATGAGATCCTGCAGGAAATGGCCCGACGAATCGATGATTCCGGGGTCAGTATCGGCCAGGTGCTGATCGATCCGGCACAACTCCACACCCGTCGCCTGCTGACACGAAACGGGTTTCCGCACCTCACTAATCTTCAGTTCATGCGGCACCCGCTGAGCAACCTGCCGTCGACAGAGTCGCTGAAAGAGAAACAGATTGAACCGGTCCGTTTCGATGCCGTGCAGAACCGTCAGCGATTTCTGGATATGCTGGAATTGACGCACCAGGAATCTCACGACTGCCCTGCCCTGAATCAGGTGCGCACGGCCGAGGAATCGCTGGAATCGCACCGCAGTTCAGGGGACTCGGACCAGGCTCACTGGTACCTGTTTCAAAGGGGAGAAACCGACCTGGGCATTTTACTCCTGTCTGAACATCAGTCCGATTTGAGTTGGGAAGTCGTTTACATGGGGGTCGCTCCGAACCAGCGGGGACAGGGTACAGGTTCCGCGATGATCCAATTCGGACTGGAGCAGGCACGAGCACACAATCAGTCTGCGTTAACTCTCGCCGTGGATCACAAAAATTCCTATGCGATAAAGATTTATGAAGAGTTGGGTTTTGTCAGACAAAACACATTAAGCGTCCACGCGCGACTTCGTTCCCAATTCCCGGGAAAAAAACCAAAATTTAATTAA
- a CDS encoding RNA polymerase sigma factor: MQLQMVDKKIEQRESLASGGVISDARLVEAARKGDDSAFGELVLRYERRLIRVLIQFVKSPELAEDLAQDTFLKSYERLDQFDTSRRFGPWLFRIGVNQALDYLRKQKRRGWWLLFSDSPSDTPFDPSVPDPRNKIDINQEVQAILEEIPEKYRTVLVLRDLENFSTSEIAAILDRKEATIRWRLAEARNRFQKLWSHRQNVENSMSGKE, translated from the coding sequence ATGCAGTTACAAATGGTCGATAAGAAAATAGAGCAACGAGAATCTCTGGCTTCGGGCGGTGTCATCAGTGACGCACGCCTCGTAGAAGCTGCTCGTAAAGGCGATGACAGCGCATTCGGCGAACTGGTCTTGCGCTATGAACGCCGACTGATTCGTGTACTGATTCAGTTTGTCAAAAGCCCCGAGCTGGCTGAAGATCTGGCTCAAGATACGTTTCTGAAGAGCTACGAGCGGCTTGATCAGTTCGATACATCCAGGAGATTTGGTCCCTGGTTGTTCCGAATTGGAGTCAATCAGGCATTGGACTATCTGCGTAAACAAAAACGGAGAGGCTGGTGGTTGTTATTCAGTGACAGCCCCTCAGATACTCCGTTCGATCCTTCTGTTCCTGACCCCAGGAACAAGATCGACATCAACCAGGAAGTTCAAGCCATCCTGGAAGAGATTCCCGAAAAGTACCGTACCGTGCTCGTACTGCGAGATCTGGAGAATTTCTCCACTTCTGAGATTGCTGCCATTCTGGACCGGAAAGAAGCAACCATCCGCTGGCGGCTGGCAGAAGCCAGAAATCGTTTTCAGAAATTATGGTCTCATCGGCAAAACGTTGAAAATTCCATGTCGGGCAAGGAATAA
- the mtnA gene encoding S-methyl-5-thioribose-1-phosphate isomerase: protein MNTEHEAASDVATLHWVGGTDGYLKMIDQTLLPTEYKEIECHDVETVWEAIKRLSVRGAPAIGIAAAYGVVVGLQTDAGTSRAEFDQRLKTVADYLAGSRPTAVNLFWALDRLQKLAADSADLDSGDMHALLLEEARRIEVEDLEMCHKIGEVGAALLSPGDGVLTHCNAGGLATSGGGTALAVFFEAARQGKGIHVYADETRPLLQGARLTTWELMQRNVPVTLISDSMAGWVMKEGKIQAVVTGADRIAANGDSANKIGTYSVALLASLHDIPFYIAAPSSTFDLSLESGAEIPIEERQPEEITNGFGKQTAPEGVDVYNPAFDVTPAKFIRGIITERGLIQPVTTEQVLRVLNSEPVQS, encoded by the coding sequence ATGAATACCGAGCACGAGGCCGCTTCCGATGTCGCCACACTTCACTGGGTGGGTGGAACAGATGGATATCTGAAGATGATCGATCAGACCCTGTTACCGACCGAGTACAAAGAGATTGAATGTCACGATGTCGAAACGGTATGGGAGGCGATTAAAAGGTTGAGTGTACGCGGCGCACCAGCGATCGGGATCGCAGCCGCCTATGGTGTCGTCGTAGGTTTGCAGACGGACGCAGGCACCTCGCGTGCGGAATTTGATCAACGACTGAAAACCGTTGCTGACTATCTGGCAGGAAGTCGGCCGACGGCGGTGAACCTGTTCTGGGCACTTGATCGCTTGCAGAAGCTGGCTGCGGATTCAGCGGATCTGGACAGCGGTGACATGCATGCGCTGCTGCTGGAAGAAGCACGGCGGATTGAGGTCGAAGACTTGGAGATGTGTCATAAAATCGGTGAAGTAGGAGCGGCGCTGCTCTCTCCCGGTGATGGTGTGTTGACACACTGCAATGCCGGCGGCTTGGCGACTTCGGGTGGAGGGACGGCCCTGGCGGTCTTCTTCGAAGCGGCCAGGCAGGGGAAGGGAATTCACGTTTACGCGGACGAGACCCGTCCGTTATTACAGGGCGCGCGACTGACGACCTGGGAACTGATGCAGCGGAATGTTCCCGTGACTCTCATCAGTGACTCGATGGCGGGCTGGGTCATGAAAGAAGGCAAGATCCAGGCCGTGGTGACCGGAGCAGACCGGATCGCCGCCAATGGTGATTCCGCAAATAAGATCGGCACGTATTCCGTCGCACTGCTGGCAAGTCTGCACGATATCCCTTTTTATATCGCCGCGCCGTCAAGTACGTTCGACTTAAGCCTGGAAAGCGGTGCCGAGATTCCGATTGAAGAACGGCAACCGGAGGAGATCACCAACGGATTTGGCAAACAGACTGCGCCAGAAGGTGTTGATGTTTACAACCCTGCGTTTGATGTGACACCGGCAAAGTTCATTCGGGGCATCATCACCGAACGGGGACTGATTCAGCCTGTCACAACAGAGCAGGTGCTGCGTGTACTCAATTCAGAACCAGTACAGAGTTGA
- the dnaA gene encoding chromosomal replication initiator protein DnaA, which produces MQPTSLAVEGTFCDSANRPTEAKLGPATTGSEEQSIYRLLAQQVGERGFQNWFAGKVRLKLDGNLLIVGVASPFLLTWMQKKFASKIYATAIACVGPSAEYRLEVDPELAALTSSAEESQQKSASKGTSTANVPFVERKASAPSLSSSNKNPAARQSNPFRGRRFADLSTFIKGKSNQLAYIAATQASDEPGALYNPLFIHGGVGIGKTHLLEGFYRRVRQLYPALNVVYLTAEAFGNYFSKALQERSLPGFRQRFRNVDVLIIDDIDFFESKRNFQEELLHTIKHLESHGRQLVFSSDRHPRLLTKMSEELTTRFLSGLVCRIEAPEKELRLEIARQRAHKLKTPITEGALAYVARRFTSNVRELEGAVNCLQTCHLMTGQKVTTSMARQVLADLERDCIRIIKLDDINQIVCSTFGVSEADLKSSRRARNISQPRMLAMFLARKLTQAAYSEIGDYFGGRNHSTVMSAEKQVRKWLESHSSIQVALQEWPTEEIIESLEQQLLAS; this is translated from the coding sequence ATGCAACCCACGTCTTTGGCAGTGGAGGGTACGTTTTGCGATTCTGCAAATCGACCAACGGAAGCCAAGCTGGGGCCAGCAACAACCGGGTCAGAGGAGCAATCAATTTATCGGTTGCTCGCACAACAAGTCGGTGAACGTGGTTTCCAGAACTGGTTCGCAGGAAAAGTCAGACTCAAACTGGATGGCAATCTGCTGATTGTCGGCGTTGCCAGTCCGTTTCTGCTCACCTGGATGCAGAAAAAATTCGCCTCGAAAATCTATGCCACCGCGATTGCCTGCGTGGGACCTTCTGCTGAATACCGGCTGGAAGTCGATCCGGAACTGGCTGCCCTGACCAGTTCTGCAGAAGAGAGCCAGCAGAAATCTGCCAGCAAGGGGACGTCAACTGCTAACGTTCCGTTTGTTGAGCGGAAGGCATCCGCTCCATCCCTGAGTTCCTCGAATAAGAACCCAGCGGCACGGCAGTCAAACCCGTTTCGCGGCAGACGCTTCGCGGACCTGTCTACCTTCATCAAAGGTAAGTCGAACCAACTGGCTTACATTGCAGCAACCCAGGCCAGCGATGAACCGGGTGCACTTTACAATCCGCTGTTCATTCATGGCGGCGTCGGCATTGGTAAAACGCATCTGCTGGAAGGTTTCTATCGCAGAGTCCGTCAGCTGTATCCCGCGCTGAATGTGGTTTACCTGACGGCGGAAGCGTTCGGTAACTATTTCTCCAAGGCACTGCAGGAACGCTCGCTGCCCGGCTTTCGTCAGCGGTTCCGTAATGTCGATGTTTTGATTATTGATGACATCGACTTCTTCGAATCGAAACGGAACTTTCAGGAAGAGTTACTGCACACGATCAAACATCTGGAAAGCCATGGGCGACAACTGGTCTTCTCTTCAGACCGTCACCCCCGACTGCTGACCAAGATGAGTGAAGAACTGACGACTCGCTTCCTGTCCGGACTGGTCTGTCGCATTGAAGCTCCCGAGAAGGAACTCCGTCTGGAAATCGCCCGTCAGCGGGCTCATAAACTGAAGACGCCGATTACCGAAGGGGCACTCGCCTACGTGGCCCGCCGCTTCACCAGCAATGTCCGGGAACTAGAAGGTGCGGTCAACTGTCTGCAGACCTGCCACCTGATGACTGGCCAGAAAGTGACCACCAGCATGGCCCGTCAGGTATTGGCGGACCTGGAGCGGGATTGCATTCGCATCATCAAGCTGGATGACATCAACCAGATTGTCTGTTCCACATTTGGGGTTTCTGAGGCAGACCTGAAATCGTCACGTCGCGCCCGAAATATCAGCCAGCCCCGGATGCTGGCCATGTTCCTGGCTCGCAAACTGACGCAGGCGGCTTACAGCGAAATTGGTGACTACTTCGGCGGACGCAATCACAGCACTGTCATGTCCGCCGAGAAGCAGGTTCGCAAATGGCTGGAGAGCCACTCTTCTATTCAGGTTGCTCTCCAGGAATGGCCAACCGAAGAGATCATCGAATCACTGGAACAACAGTTACTCGCCAGCTGA
- a CDS encoding DUF1080 domain-containing protein, whose product MLLTARKIFTLSLLTIAGLMVSVTTPLSAEEHCESDFVSIFNGKNLDGWQGATDGYFVKDGMLISKKESGGNLFTDKEYTNFVLRFDFKLDAGANNGIGFHVPLKPKTSPAYAGKELQILDNTAEKYAKLQDYQYHGSLYGTAAAKRGYLNPVGEWNTQEVLVNGNHVKVTLNGTVILDYDMGDAKKNGTIDHKDHPGLKRDKGYICLCGHGAEIEFKDFRIKELK is encoded by the coding sequence ATGCTTCTGACTGCCCGTAAAATCTTTACCCTCTCTCTGCTGACCATCGCCGGTCTGATGGTTTCCGTGACAACACCTCTGAGCGCTGAAGAACACTGCGAAAGCGATTTCGTCAGCATCTTCAACGGTAAGAATCTGGATGGCTGGCAAGGTGCGACCGACGGGTATTTCGTCAAAGACGGCATGCTGATCAGCAAGAAAGAAAGTGGCGGTAACCTCTTCACCGACAAAGAATACACCAACTTCGTACTGCGTTTTGATTTCAAACTCGACGCCGGTGCCAACAACGGGATCGGTTTCCACGTTCCCCTGAAACCCAAAACCAGCCCTGCCTATGCCGGTAAAGAACTCCAGATTCTGGACAACACCGCCGAAAAATATGCCAAGCTGCAGGACTATCAGTACCACGGTTCGCTCTACGGAACAGCTGCTGCCAAGCGTGGCTATCTGAATCCTGTGGGAGAATGGAACACCCAGGAAGTTCTCGTGAATGGCAACCATGTCAAAGTGACCCTCAACGGCACTGTTATTCTGGACTACGACATGGGAGACGCCAAGAAGAATGGCACGATTGATCACAAAGATCACCCCGGTCTCAAACGGGACAAAGGCTATATCTGTCTGTGCGGCCATGGCGCCGAAATCGAGTTCAAAGATTTCCGGATCAAAGAACTCAAGTAG